TCGGCATCCGTGATGCTGGTTTGGGTGTTGATTCGCTGGTATTGCTGAAGACCGTTCATAGGTAACCTCTTGGAGTTCAGCGCTGTTTACTGCTGACTGCCGCTGGATTGCTTGGGTGCAATTGCTGCCAGCTGTTGGCTGACGTAATTGCCGGTATTGTTCAACTGGGCTATCAGGGAGTCGGCTGCGGAGAACTGCGCGACCAGCCTCTCCCTGTAGGTTTCCATCCGGAGCTCAAGGCGATCCCGTTGTTCCTGAATCTGATCCAAAGCGTTGTTGAGACCTTTGGTACGGCCTGAAATGGCGCCGTCACTGGCAAGGTAGCTTTCAATCGTCGCCTCAATCTTTCCGGCGATTCCATCAACTCCGTTCTGCTCCGAAAACAGTGCGGTTACCGCCTCGGGATTTGCCTCAAGCTTCTCTTTGAACACGGCGGCATCAAATTCGAGTTTTCCGCTACTGGGTTCGGTTTTGATCCCAAGATCTGCCAGAGTGCGAACCGTGCTGTTTTCCATGCCAGCCGGTACGGTCGTTAACGCTGACCGCAAATCACGCTCAATGTTCCGGATGGTGGAGTCACCCGACAGAATGCCGCCGACGCCGGTATCGGCGTTGTAGCCGGATGCTTTGTCAATAATATCCTGGAGGGCGTTGTACTTGTCGACGAACTCCTGCACCCTGCCTGCAACTTCGTCCGGGTCCCTCTCAACTTTCACCGTGGACGTGCCGACGGATTTCACGTCGAAGGTCACGCCCTGCACAACATCCTCTACCGTATTGGAGGACCGGCTGACCGAGATACCATTCACCTCCAGCAGAGCGTCTTTCGCAGCAACAGTCTCGGTGAGATTGGAGGTGGTGCCATCAAACGCAAACTGGGACAGACCGGAGGCATCGGTGTTGTTGCCATCGCCGTCGGCAACCGACACCTGGATCGCATTGTCCAGCCCACTCTCGTCGGAAGACAGAACCAGCCGGAAGCCGCTGCCGGTGTCGACAATACCCGCCGACAGGCCAGCATTGGCGTCGTTAATAGAATCGGCAAGACCCTGTAGCGTGTTGTTGCTTCCGTCTACGGTTACATCGGTGCTGACGCCGTTAACGGTGAACGTGAGCGTACCGGTGCCAATCGTTGTGGTGTCTTTATCGGCAAAGGTGCCTGAAGCCAGCGACTGGGCCTGGGCCAACTGCGTTACGTTGACGCTGTAGGAGCCTCTACTGGCGACGGAAGGGTCAACATTGACCGTTGCGACCGATTCGTTGGATGAGGACGCGGTCAATGCTTTCAGACCCTCTGGCGCTGAAAGGGTCTCCAGCGGCTTTTTGAGGGCCTCCAGGGCACCCTTCAACGCGCCAAACGCGGATATCTTGGTCTGTGCCTCGCTTTCCCTGCGATTCAAACGGAGCTCAACGGGCCGTCGCTCTGCGTTGACCAACTGGTCAACCAGATCGGCGCTGAAGATTCCGGAGCCAGCACCAAGCGATGAAATTCCTGCCATATCGAGCCTCCTGCAAGGCTTAAATGTTCTTGTTGAGGTTATCGGCACAAAGCGGCAAAACTTTGCCCATTCCTCTGCACCTTTTGGTTACCTTTTGTAACTCGCCTCAATACACAGCATAGACGAAAACGCCGCCAACCCTTTAGGGGCGGCGGCGCTAACGCAGATCCACAGCGTCGGAGAACAGCTTGCGACTCAGACTTTCAAGTCGAAGAGCGTTAGCGGTTCATCCTGCTGCAAGTTCTCTGCCAACCTCAAAGCAACCTCATCCGGGATTTGCCGAATGACTTTCTGGGTCTCCTGGTCCACGACCCTCACGATCGTTCTACCGAGCTCCTGATCCACTTCGAACTGCAGATCTCGCTGCACGTTCTGGACAAAGTCATTCAACTGCGAGACCGCCCGCCCCACTTCTTCAGGGTCAATAACCCGGCTCTTTTCTTTCGCCTGGGCCTGATCGACCTGAGCGGGAGGGGGTTGTGCAACACCTGCAATAGCGGTTCCCGAGGACAAAGCTTCTTGAGCGGAGGCATTTCTGCCATCTGCTCGAGGTGACACGGACGCCCGAGCCGGAGCTTGTTCACTGGTGCGAACCAGCTTCAAATCCGGGCTATTCAGGTTTACGCCATTCATGATCCACCTCGCTATCCCTTTATAGAGTTAACCGGCCCTTTCAAGAAAGGACCGGTTCACTCCGGCTGCCCCGATTACTGAAGGAGGGACAGAACCTGGTTGGGACGAGCGTTCGCCTGAGCCAGTACCGAGATGCCTGCCTGCTGCAGAACGTTCGCTTTGGCCAGTTTCGCGGTTTCCGCAGCGAAGTCGGCATCCACGATCCGGCTGTTAGAGGCACTCAGGTTTTCAATGTTGGTGCCCAGGTTGTTGATGGTGCTTTCAAAGCGGTTCTGCACAGCACCGAGGTCAGCGCGGAAGGCGTTAACCTGAGACAGTGCGCCATCAATAGTCGCCAGAGCTGCACTCGCGCCGCCGGCGGAGGAGATGGAGATACCACTGATGCCCAGACCCGCTGCGTTCATTGTGGAGTTGAAGTCGATCGAGATAGTCTGACCGGCGTTCGCACCTACCTGGAACGCAACACCTGCACCCAGGGAACCGTCCAGAACGGACAGGCCATTGAATTGGGTGTCGGTGGCGATACGGGTAATCTCGGAAACACGCTGATCAACTTCGGCCTGCAGCAGAGAGCGATCGGCATTGGTGTTGGAGCCGTTGGCGGCCTGAACCGCGAGTTCACGGATCCGCTGGAGGTTCTGTACGGTCTCGTCAAGGCCGCCTTCAGCAGTCTGAACCATGGAGATACCGTCGTTGGCGTTGCGCTGGGCAACGGTCAGACCACGGATCTGGGTGTCGAATCGTGTAGAGATGGCCAGACCTGCCGCGTCGTCCTTGGCAGAGTTGATCCGGAGACCTGAGGACAGACGCTCCAGAGCCTGGTTGCTCAGGTTCTGTGATTTGCTGAGCTGGTTCTGTGCACTCAGTGAAGCGATGTTGGTGTTAATTCCGAGAGCCATAAAATTTCCCCTTCATTTACGTTGTCGAGACGCATAGAAACGGTCAGCTCCCTTTTGGGTTGTTGGGATCGCTGCCGAGTTATTCCAGTTAACGGCAGCTCCCCAATCCGCTTTAGCGAAAAAATTCAGTTTTGTGTAAAGAAGTGTTAAATGTTCTCAGGTATCGCCCAGTCGGGTTCCGGGTTCATCAAACGAGTGGTAACCCAATCGTCGTTTTGTGGCGCCTCACCAGACTCCATAACCGCCCGGAAGTGTCCCGGCAACAGGCGCAGGAACTCTTTCAGCGTGTCACTCCAGTGCTTGAGGAACGGCGCAAGGTTTTCATCCTCATGAGCAAGCCCGTGGCATAAGCCCACCTGCAAAAATCTCTGGACCGTGCCCTTGATCATCTGCCAGCCCATCAGTTGAACAACGATGTGTGACTGCCGGCCGCTGCCCTGCCCGACACGGTTCACGAAATCGCGAATCTGGTTACACACCACCACCAGGTCCTTTCTTCCCGCCAGACGACTCCCCTTGAGGATGTCCAGGCACCCGTTGCTGGTCATGGTGATCTCATCGACCACGGACCGCACGAGCACGCGGGCGTCCAGATCCGGCATTTCAACGATCGAGGCCTGGACAGACCCGACCGCTGCGTGGCGGTCGGCGTCTGAAGCGCCAGAAAATTGCTGAGTGAACGACTCTGCGGACATCCATTCAGCCCCCTCGATGACCGCACCATCGGAACAGTTCCGAACTGAAAACGTGAGCCCCTGCTTGAGCCGATCCTGGAGATAGTTCTCCACAGAACGCTTCGCGGTGTAATAGTCACTTTGGGTGATCACAGTCCGGTTGTTGACACCCTCCACCTCAAATTTCGGCCGGGCTTCAGTTTGGGCTTCTGTCTCGGAACGAAAACGCGTAGCGAACTCTGACGCAGATTTTTCGCCGTACACCGAA
The nucleotide sequence above comes from Marinobacter gudaonensis. Encoded proteins:
- a CDS encoding flagellar protein FlaG, whose product is MNGVNLNSPDLKLVRTSEQAPARASVSPRADGRNASAQEALSSGTAIAGVAQPPPAQVDQAQAKEKSRVIDPEEVGRAVSQLNDFVQNVQRDLQFEVDQELGRTIVRVVDQETQKVIRQIPDEVALRLAENLQQDEPLTLFDLKV
- the fliD gene encoding flagellar filament capping protein FliD, with protein sequence MAGISSLGAGSGIFSADLVDQLVNAERRPVELRLNRRESEAQTKISAFGALKGALEALKKPLETLSAPEGLKALTASSSNESVATVNVDPSVASRGSYSVNVTQLAQAQSLASGTFADKDTTTIGTGTLTFTVNGVSTDVTVDGSNNTLQGLADSINDANAGLSAGIVDTGSGFRLVLSSDESGLDNAIQVSVADGDGNNTDASGLSQFAFDGTTSNLTETVAAKDALLEVNGISVSRSSNTVEDVVQGVTFDVKSVGTSTVKVERDPDEVAGRVQEFVDKYNALQDIIDKASGYNADTGVGGILSGDSTIRNIERDLRSALTTVPAGMENSTVRTLADLGIKTEPSSGKLEFDAAVFKEKLEANPEAVTALFSEQNGVDGIAGKIEATIESYLASDGAISGRTKGLNNALDQIQEQRDRLELRMETYRERLVAQFSAADSLIAQLNNTGNYVSQQLAAIAPKQSSGSQQ
- a CDS encoding flagellin domain-containing protein, with amino-acid sequence MALGINTNIASLSAQNQLSKSQNLSNQALERLSSGLRINSAKDDAAGLAISTRFDTQIRGLTVAQRNANDGISMVQTAEGGLDETVQNLQRIRELAVQAANGSNTNADRSLLQAEVDQRVSEITRIATDTQFNGLSVLDGSLGAGVAFQVGANAGQTISIDFNSTMNAAGLGISGISISSAGGASAALATIDGALSQVNAFRADLGAVQNRFESTINNLGTNIENLSASNSRIVDADFAAETAKLAKANVLQQAGISVLAQANARPNQVLSLLQ